Proteins encoded in a region of the Desulfobulbaceae bacterium genome:
- a CDS encoding 3-deoxy-7-phosphoheptulonate synthase class II, protein MENTSNWTKSSWRNFPALQQPNWPDQQKLASALHTIEKLPPLVFAGEIRTLKGMLAKAAAGEAFLLQGGDCSEDFANCTAPGIRENLKVILQMAVVLSYAGAKPVIKMGRMAGQYAKPRSADTEKVNGIEIPSYRGDMVNSPEPTLEARIPDPERMVKGYYLAAATMNILRAFTRGGYAGLHRVNAWNNEFVKTSPMGRSYERLAKHIDNALKFMEVIGLDTDNPIINEASFFTSHEALLLGYEESLTRQDSTTGLWYDCSAHMLWIGDRTRQLDGAHIEFLSGVGNPLGLKIGPKHDLDELKRIIDKLNPNNETGRLTLITRFGASKVELYLPQLLREMKKEGYSLVWSCDPMHGNTYTAETGHKTRNFNEILQEIQSFFEMHWAEGTVPGGIHFELTGDNVTECTGGGRNILDHNLAERYLTNCDPRLNAEQSLELAFQIAEMLRN, encoded by the coding sequence ATCGAAAATACATCAAATTGGACAAAATCGAGCTGGCGGAATTTTCCCGCCCTGCAGCAACCCAACTGGCCAGACCAGCAGAAACTAGCGTCCGCCCTCCATACCATCGAAAAACTCCCACCGCTGGTCTTCGCCGGTGAAATCAGGACACTTAAAGGGATGCTGGCCAAGGCCGCCGCTGGCGAAGCCTTTCTGTTGCAAGGCGGCGACTGCTCCGAAGATTTCGCCAACTGCACCGCCCCCGGCATCCGCGAAAACTTAAAAGTCATCCTGCAGATGGCAGTGGTCCTTTCCTACGCCGGCGCCAAGCCGGTGATTAAAATGGGCCGCATGGCCGGACAGTATGCCAAACCGCGTTCCGCCGACACCGAAAAGGTTAATGGGATCGAGATCCCCAGCTACCGAGGCGATATGGTCAACAGCCCGGAGCCGACACTCGAGGCTCGAATTCCGGACCCGGAACGGATGGTCAAGGGCTATTACCTGGCCGCCGCCACCATGAACATCCTTCGGGCCTTCACCCGCGGAGGCTATGCCGGCCTGCACCGGGTCAACGCCTGGAATAACGAATTCGTCAAGACCTCACCCATGGGGCGCTCCTACGAACGGCTGGCCAAACACATCGACAACGCCTTGAAGTTCATGGAAGTCATCGGCCTTGACACTGACAACCCAATCATCAACGAGGCCAGCTTCTTCACCTCCCACGAGGCCCTGCTCTTAGGCTACGAGGAGTCCCTGACCCGTCAGGACTCAACCACCGGCCTGTGGTACGACTGTAGCGCCCATATGCTGTGGATCGGCGACCGCACCCGGCAACTTGACGGCGCCCACATCGAATTCCTGTCCGGCGTTGGCAACCCGTTGGGGCTCAAGATCGGACCCAAACACGACCTGGACGAACTCAAGCGGATCATCGACAAACTGAACCCCAATAACGAAACTGGACGGCTGACCCTGATTACCCGTTTCGGGGCGTCAAAGGTTGAGCTGTACCTGCCCCAGCTCCTGCGCGAGATGAAGAAGGAAGGGTACAGTCTGGTCTGGAGCTGCGACCCCATGCATGGCAACACCTATACTGCTGAGACCGGACACAAGACCAGAAATTTCAACGAGATACTCCAAGAAATTCAGAGCTTTTTCGAAATGCACTGGGCCGAAGGAACAGTCCCTGGCGGCATCCACTTCGAACTCACCGGAGACAACGTCACCGAATGCACCGGCGGCGGTCGCAATATCCTCGACCACAACCTGGCCGAGAGATACCTCACCAACTGCGACCCACGCTTAAACGCCGAGCAAAGTCTGGAGCTTGCCTTCCAGATCGCAGAGATGCTGAGAAATTAA